In Pseudobacter ginsenosidimutans, the following are encoded in one genomic region:
- a CDS encoding M20 metallopeptidase family protein, whose protein sequence is MLAKKVRELAAAIKPDLVAIRRHLHAHPELSYHEYNTADYVSSQLTAMDIDHIRMSVTGITGILKGKKTGDGPVLALRADMDALPIHELHESDYKSTNQGVMHACGHDFHMTSLLGTLRILKALEAEFSGEVKFIFQPAEELAPGGALMMINDGVLENPRPLNIIGQHVMPELPAGKIGFHAGMYMASVDELYLTITGKGGHAAAPHQVIDPVIISCELLVLLQQIVSRRTNPLLPAVLSFGRFIADGVHNVIPDKVTIDGTLRTMDEKWRREAHELLKKTVTAYATSKGATADLYIKEGYPVLFNEPALTADTRKWTEEYLGKEQVVDIPKWMAGEDFARYSHLLDSCFYRLGVQYPDSEKVTPLHTATFNPDEEALSTGAGLMAWITLCNLEKNAKTDKQ, encoded by the coding sequence ATGTTAGCGAAAAAAGTAAGAGAACTGGCGGCAGCCATCAAACCCGACCTGGTTGCCATAAGAAGGCATTTGCATGCTCATCCGGAATTGTCCTACCATGAGTACAATACTGCAGATTATGTAAGCAGTCAGCTCACTGCAATGGACATCGATCATATACGTATGTCCGTAACCGGTATCACAGGGATATTGAAAGGTAAGAAGACGGGAGACGGACCTGTGCTGGCGCTCCGGGCCGATATGGATGCCCTTCCAATTCATGAGCTGCATGAATCAGATTACAAATCCACCAACCAGGGCGTGATGCACGCCTGTGGCCACGATTTCCATATGACTTCCCTGCTGGGGACACTCCGCATCCTGAAAGCCCTGGAAGCGGAATTCTCCGGAGAAGTGAAATTCATATTCCAGCCGGCTGAAGAACTGGCGCCTGGCGGCGCTTTGATGATGATCAACGATGGCGTGCTGGAGAACCCACGGCCTTTGAATATCATCGGGCAGCACGTAATGCCTGAGCTTCCTGCAGGGAAGATCGGATTTCATGCCGGCATGTATATGGCCAGCGTGGATGAGCTCTATCTCACCATCACCGGCAAAGGCGGTCATGCTGCTGCGCCACACCAGGTGATCGATCCCGTGATCATTTCCTGTGAGCTGCTTGTACTGTTGCAACAAATCGTGAGCCGCCGCACCAATCCGTTACTACCGGCAGTGTTATCGTTTGGGAGGTTTATTGCCGATGGCGTTCACAATGTGATTCCCGACAAAGTAACCATCGATGGTACACTTCGCACTATGGATGAAAAATGGAGACGCGAAGCGCATGAGCTTCTAAAGAAAACAGTAACAGCATATGCAACCAGTAAAGGTGCAACTGCTGATCTTTATATCAAGGAAGGCTATCCCGTATTATTTAATGAACCAGCATTGACCGCCGATACAAGAAAATGGACAGAAGAATATCTCGGCAAAGAGCAGGTGGTGGATATCCCGAAATGGATGGCAGGAGAAGACTTTGCACGTTACTCACATCTGCTGGACTCCTGCTTCTACCGGCTCGGCGTGCAATATCCCGATTCCGAAAAAGTGACGCCACTGCATACCGCCACTTTCAATCCCGATGAAGAAGCGCTTTCCACAGGCGCCGGCCTGATGGCCTGGATCACATTATGCAATCTGGAGAAAAATGCAAAAACAGATAAGCAGTAG